A segment of the Thermothielavioides terrestris NRRL 8126 chromosome 3, complete sequence genome:
TCCGCTGCCCCATGCCCTGAAGGTCGGGAAGCTCGAGGCCTCTTTCGTGTGCCAGACTTGTCAGCTTGGTACTTCCTTCAAAAATGAGATTTCGTGACGGTATGCCCTCCTTCCGACCAAGACTTAGCCCGCATGCGCCGGGGTCTGGTTTCTGACAGTCTGCACTTCTTTAGGTCAGTGGCTGGTCGCCGAGGGTGTGCGGACCGAGTATGCCGAGGAGGTGTACCGCGTCTCGCCGATGCCCTCCGGCAAGGGCGTGAACCTCTTGTGCCCGACCCGCAAGATCCGGTCGCGCGGCGACACGCTGAACCTTAGCACGCTGAGTATTGTACGTTGCGGCCAGGCGAGAGAGCCTCCGTTTGCTTTGGTTGCAAAGGCCTAACGGCTCATGCTTCTCTCCTAGGACATCGAAGCGGTGTTTGATGGCGTCATCTCCGTCGAGACCACTCACTGGCagggcgccgcccgccgcggtcCCGATTTCGATATTTTCCCTGCCGGACGGCCGGACGTGGAGGCGAAGATCTCCAAAGACGAGACCGGCACCACCGTCTCCGCCGGCGGACTCTCGGCGACGGTCAGCGGCAAGCCTCACGAGTTCGACATTGCGTTCCACCCCACCGGCAGCAAGAAGCCCTTGACAACTCTCCTCAACCGGTCCGTTGGCTTCGCATACACGCCTGCGCCGAGCACGCCCATGCAGCTCGCCGACATGCGCCAGTTCAAACACTACATTTTCACGCAAACCACGCTCAGCGTCGGCGAGTCGGTCCACGGCCTTGGTGAGCGGTTCGGTCCCTTCAACAAGGTCGGCCAGACCGTCGACTTGTGGAACGCGGACGGCGGCACCTCGTCGGACCAGGCGTACAAGAACATCAGCTTCTGGATGAGCTCGCGCGGCTACGGCGTCTTCATTGACACGCCGGAGCGTGTACAGCTCGAGATTGGAAGCGAGCGGTGCTGCCGCGTCCAAGCGAGCGTCGAAGGCCAGAGGCTGCGTTGGTTCATCATCTACGGCCCCTCCCCGCGTGACGTGCTCCGCAGATACTCGATCCTCACAGGAGCGCCCGGCAGCGTGCCCAGCTGGTCTTTCGGTCTCTGGCTGAGCACCTCCTTCACCACATCTTACGACGAGGAGACGGTCAACAGCTTCCTGTCTGGCATGAGAGCCCGCGACATCCCCGTGGAGGTCTTTCACTTTGACTGCTTCTGGCTCAAAGCGTTCCAGTGGTGCGATTTCGAGTTCGACCGGGACATGTTCCCCGACCCCAAGGGCCAGATCACGCGCCTCAAGGCCGACGGCATCGTCAAGAAGGTCTGCGTGTGGACGAACCCATACCTCGGCCAAGCATCGCCAGTGTTTGCCGAAGCTGCGGCCAAGGGCTACCTCCTCAAGCGCAAGAATGGCGACATTTTCCAGTGGGACCTGTGGCAGACGGGCATGGGCATCGTCGACTTTACGAACCCGGAGGCATGCGCTTGGTTTGTCAGCTGTCTCGAGCGGCTGTTTGACACTGGTGTCGACTGCATCAAGACCGACTTCGGCGAGCGCATCCCTTCGGAGGACGTGCAGTGGTTCGACCCCGCCGTGGACCCCAAGCGGATGCACAACTACTACGCCTTCATCTACAACAAGCTGGTCTACGAGACGCTGCAGAAACGGTACGGCGCGAACGAGGCCGTACTTTTCGCCCGCAGCGCCACCGCAGGCACTCAGCGGTTTCCCCTGACCTGGGGCGGCGACTGCGAGTCAACTCCGGAAGCCATGGCTGAGTCGCTGCGAGGCGGTCTCTCGCTTGGCCTTTCCGGCTTTGCATTTTGGAGCGTGGACatcggcggcttcgaggGGTATCCGCCACCGTGGATCTACAAGCGCTGGGTTGCCTTTGGGCTTCTCTGCTCCCACTCCCGCCTCCACGGCTCAAATTCGTATCGTGTGCCCTGGACGGTCGATGACAACGACGAGTCGGACGAGGGATGCTCGGCCACGCTGCGCAAGTGGACACACCTCAAGGCGCGCTTGATGCCGTATCTGTTCTCGCAGGCTCAGGATTGCGTGAAGAACGGCCTCCCGCTGAGCTTGCGGGCGATGTGCATCGAGTTCCCTGATGACCCGACGTCATGGACCTTGGACCGCCAGTTTATGCTTGGGGATAGCCTCCTCGTGGCACCCGTGTTTGACGAGGATGGCACCGTCCAGTTCTACCTGCCCAAGGGCAACTGGACAAACTTCTTCACCGGCGAGGTCAAAAGCGGCCCAGGCTGGTTCACCGAGACGCACAACTTTGGCTCTCTCCCGCTCTATGTGCGCCCCAACACGATTTTAGTGTTGGGAAAGGAAGGCGAAACGAGGACGGTGTATGACTACACGTGCGATGTCGACGTGAGAACCTACTTTGCCGGCGAAGGAGCCAAAGCGGTCTTGGTGGACAGCGAGGGTAGGAGAgtcggcgtgctcgaggTAAGGGACGGGGAAGTTGTAGGGAAAGACGTGTTGCGGGGCAATTCATCCATCACCGTTGTACGCTCGTGAAGTAGTTACCAGTAGTTAACTGCTGCTCTACTTCCACAGCGCTGGTGATGGTAGACTTCCAGTGTGGATTGTGATGTGGCAACCGAGATGCGGAGCGTCTTGCTGTCCAAGCACCGCTTGGCGATGTTGCTCGCGAGAATCTGGATTCGGTCATGCTTGACCCGAAGTAAAGGTTCGCTTGCTCTTGACCCCGCACGCCGACCCATGGACTCCACCCAGGAAAGGCGCTGGGGACGCGAAGTCGACCACTTGCATGCGTGTTTGTGTTCCGTACATACTGTGAGTACACAGTGCATCCTCCAGTTTGCCAGTTTCCTCGAATCCCCGGACAGAGTTTCAGTGTCTTTCACAGGGACTCAAGGTGCCTTTGTCAGACGAACGAGTACCTATCGCCGATGGGAAGTCCTGTATAGATACATGGCTGCGGGTTCTCGGATTTCCAACAACTTGACATGTGCCCAGAGCCTCAGAGTTACGTCTTGTGGTTTTTGCAGTTCAAATTTTTGTATTTTCCATTCAGAGAGCACGCCACTTCGATGTCTCGGCGTTTCACCAGCCGCAACCCCCCAACCTTTCCCCCCAACGTCGGCTGTGACCGCGGGCCGAGGCCCGCCGTTGTCCGTATTTAGAAAGCAGACCGATAGGACCAGCTTACGTGGTTCGTCCCCCGCACCGAGAAAGAGCCGGGGGCACCTCGCCTGTTCACTATTGAAGAGTCGACTGGTGGCTTTTTAAAGGCGCACGAATCATGTGTCGCGAAGCAGATTCAGCCTGAAGTTGACAGGGCTAAGACGGCCGATTTTGTTGATGGACATACTGTGTACTGGGAAGTCGACTGCGGAGTAGCGTCCGATGTGCTTGAACGACGTCTTTCAGGTCCTCGCCCACGGGGAACTTGTGGAGGAGCTAACTAGCACATGCAGGAATACGACGTAACCCAGGGTCCGGGGAACAGGGCCTGGACCAAGCGAAGTTCGGCCCTCGTCACCTGCTGCCGGGACGCCAGAATGGCTTTAGTGTAGATATAAGTACGCCGGCCGTGGCGATGAGAGCTCGGAACAACCTCCGGCGGTGGTCGGAACCGTGTTTGGGACCGAGGGGCTACCACACAGGACCTGACAGCACGACCACGCAAGCGAACAACAATGGGCAAAATATTCAATGTATTCCTTGCGGCCTTCGCCGCAACAGGGTAAGTTGATCAGACGAGCCATGGTAACCGTCGACCGACCTGGGTATGCTGACCCTGTGATCATTTTAGGTCGTTCCTGTTCGGATACGACTCCGGTGTGATGACCGATGTCATTGCATCACCCAACTTCCTCGCGTTCTTCAACACAGACACGGGAAGCCCCATCATTGGGGCCATCAACAGCACCTtctccggcggcgccgtttTTGGCTCCTTGATGGGCGGTCTCACGATGGACAGGTTTGGGCGCCGGAAGACAATCATGATCGGCGCCACGATCGCCCTCGTCGGTTCCATTCTGCAGTCTGCCGCCCACAACCTCGCCATGATCCTCGTTGGCCGCATCATTGCGGGCTGGGCGGTCGGGCTGCTGAGCATGTCGGTGCCCGTCTACCAGTCTGAGTGCGCTCACCCCAAGATCCGTGGCCTGATTGTCGGCCTTTCGCAGCAGATGATCGGTGTTGGGTTCATCGTGTAAGTTTTGGCTTAGTTTCAGTTCGGGCTCCGCTGGACGGTTTTGTTTCTAACCACCACCACACAGCTCGACGTGGGTGGGATACGGGTCTGCTCAAGCACATGGCGACCTCGGCCAGTTCCAGTGGCGGTTCCCCCTCGCCTTCCAGGCCCTCCCTGCCCTCCTTCTCGTATGCGGCATCATGTTCTTCCCGGAGTCTCCGCGGCACCTGATAGAGAAAGAccgagaggaagaggcgaTGCGGGTCCTCCGGAAGCTCCACTTTAACGGCACCAACGAGGATTGGATCCGGCAGGAATTCCATGAGATCAAGACCACCATTGCGGCCGAGAAAGCCATCACTGCTCCGGGATGGAGGATCATGTTCACAGTGCCCGAGTGGCGGACGCGTCTTATGCATGGCGTCGCCGTCCAAGTTTTCACCCAGTTCACCGGCATCAACGTTATTGGGTATGTAGCCAGGTTGCTCTTCTTGGGGAGATGATTCGGCTCGGCTGACCGAGGCTGCCTCCTCGACAGATACTATCAGACACAGATGTACGACGCTCTTGGCATTACCGGCAACCGCAACCTGCTCGTCGCGGGTATCTACAACTGTGTGGGCCCCCTCGCCAACCTGATCTTTATCACCTTCCTCATCGATCGCGTTGGGCGCCGGCAACCCCTGATCTGGGGTACCGTCGGGATTGCCGTCGCGCTCATCTGCGAGGCAGCCATCAACAGCAGGATTGACCCGGCGAATCCCGCCCACGGGCTCTCCATTGGCGGTGTCTTCTTTCTGTTCTGCGTCACCGTCATCTTTTCTCTCTCCTGGGGCCCCATCTCTTGGGTCTACATGTCCGAAGTCATGCCCATGCAGATCCGAGCTCGTGGCAATGCCTTTGCCACCGGCATTGGCAACTGGCTCGTGTCGACATTTTGGTCGCAGGTATCTCCTATTGCTCTCAAACAACTCTCTTGGAAGTTTTACTTCCTGTTCGTCGCATGGGACATTGTGGTCACCATCCCCACCGTTTTCTTTGTCTTCAAGGAGACGAAGCAATTGTCGCTGGAGGAGATTGATCTCCTGTTTGGCGAGCGGTCGCTGGGTACCTTGCCCAAGGACCTCAACAAAGGCGAGCTGGCTCAACCAGAGCAGGACGAGGGTGAGAAGGCGGCTTGAACAAGTGAGCATTTGGAGACGAGCAGAACCTGGAACTGTCTGGTGCTGGGCCCTCGAGCCTTGAGCTCCGGGCCGTATTCAGATAGTCACACCGTAGGGGAATGATCCAGTACCAACTTGCTTGGTGCCTAATTATGTTGGGCTCGCTAGCAGCTGAGTGGAACTTTCTTCTAAACCACCCACAAGTTCATCAACTGCTATGGGGTGATCATGGATGATCGCTGTGTTTCATTGCACTGATTTCGCACTCCGGTTTTTGTCCAACCATTCTGCTTTCCTAGAGTGAATTGCCATTAACTTGTTTCCAAGCGGCGAAGTACGATTCCTTATCACTCTCCTACTTGATGTGGGGGTCAGCCGCTCTTTCTGACTTTATATGCGGATTTGCCAAGGAAAGACATCGCAGTGGTAGGGAAACAGATTTATATACCAGGCACAGAGGATCGAGCGTTGAAAGTGTGAGGTACAGACCACCAAACCTGTAGAGAGACAGATAATGTAACACGTTCCTTGCGAGTCGGGTGCTCGGGGTCTCCCAGCTGCGATCCCAAGTCCCACATCTCCCCATTAATCCACAGCCACGGTGTGCCAGCGCATTGGAGAGTCAACACTCAGGCACTGAGAGTGTACTTGGAATTCCCGCCCGCATTGCCCCAGCCTTCGGTTGCCAGCACCTGGTAGTCGTGCTGGCCCAGATTCAAGCCAACCTTTGCCCACGCTGCGAAGTGGTTCGCGAGGGTAACGGTGCCACCTTCGGGGCGCTTTTCAACCCGGTTGGAGATGTACTGCCAGAACGTGGACGTGCCAGCGATGGAAGGCTGGTTGACCTGTTGGTGCTTCCAGATCTCGTACGTGCCCCCGTCGCTCTCAAAAGTGCCGAGCTTCTGGCCCTGGGCGGACCCTTTGCCGTCCGACGTCCACTCCTGGACGTAGTATTCCACCAGGGGGTTCCTAGTCCAGCCGTAGATGGAGACGAGGACGGTGCCCGAGGTGCGGGTTGTGCTTCCAGAGAAAGTGATGTTCCTGGGATTGGGCGTGAGCCTTGCTTTGAATCTTCAAGAGTCGCAGGGGACAACTGAAGGAGGGGCTGGGAGAAAGGTCCGATTTGGACGACAATGTAGCAGTGAAGGCGCAACGAGCGTACCTGGCAGTACCCCTCGACCAACCCTTACCGACAACGAAGTCTCCCGCGCCCGAGAAGGTGACCGAGTAGCCGTTTGAGGAAGGACTGAACTGGACGTTGCCTCCGGTTCTGTAGTTCTGATTGTAATCCTGGCGACGGGCGAGGTCGTGAGGTCCAAACTCGAAGTCCGGCAGATCAGGCCCATACGCATTGGCAGCAGGGGCGGCAAAGGTCCCCGAGATggccgccgcagcgacgacgaggtaAGTGAGAGTAACCATCGCAACAGTGAACAACGTTGAGACACAGGACAACAGAGGTGTGGCAAGTCCCGGGAAAGGGAGAGGGGTCGTGTGAGCGTGAGCTTCGATACATATATGTATATTTGCAGCCAAGGGGTCCCTTTACGTCGGCTAATTAAGATCCCAGAAGTATCACATGGCCCGTTTCCTGGTACGCCGTGAGAGATGTTCAGGCGTAGTTATTTTCGCACTGAACTCCGGTCATCCGGATGGCAATGCACCATTCTCGCACCCTCCCAGATGCCCCGACAAGCGGCCCAACCGGAGTCGAGGGCACACAAATCGAACGTTGCCATGTCCGGCCCACGGAAAGGCGAAATTGATACGGCAGATCACGTCGTCATCGGTACAAGTGTCTAACGGCCGTGGACCTTCACGCTCGGAGGTGTTGCGGTTGGGATCATCTCATCTGATCTATACACCACGTCATTTCAACGTTCCTAGGTTGCTTGCTCCGGCAAAATAACGGCGTAGGGCCAGCCTTATTGCAATACCTGACCCGGTCCAATGAAGGCCGATGAGGTCTCTATTCGAGGCTGCCGGTTCTCTGAGCGGCTGTTTCCTGTATCGTTTTATCcacgcgccgctgctgtgCTTAATACTGGATATCCCTTGCGCCACCAAATGACCGTGAAGGCGATTACAGCCACTGCGGGAAATGCCGGCAGACAGCGTTGATTGCGCAACTCCGGGGCCTGATGGCGGGGAGATGCTACATTTCCTGAGCATCCTTGAAGTTATATAGCAGCATATATTAGAGTTGGACGCTTCCCCGCACGCCACTCGTTTCAGGGGCTCCCTCTGACAGCGACAGTCGATCACGAGGTACAGTGGTTCGAAGTATACCATCAAATGAGAATGCGGTCCCAGGGCTGCGTAAGATTGGAGGAAAGGGGAAGACCCAACCGTTTGCCCCCGCCAGGCTTGTGTTCCAACAACGGCCGGTTGCTGTGTGAAAGAAGCAGCAACCACATCCACATGGGAGATATGCTGAAAACGCCCCAGGTCGCTTCCACTATAAGGCCAGGAAGACCTAGCTCCCCTCAGGGCAAGGTAACTCAGGTAGCAAGTCAGAAAGCTGAGTCAGTCCTCTGTCGCTCGAACACCAAGGTGTCTTGGTTAGGTAATGAGGTGAACAAATATAACCCATTACGGCCAATCCTTTGAGTCGTCTTTGCCAACTGGGGGTTGTCTATGATATGTACTGTACCGTTGACTTcgggccgccgcagcgggcAGGCTTGGTTTATGGCTACAGTGCGGACATCTTGTGCAGATCTTCCATCCTCGAAAAAGGGCTGCGTGTAGACGGTTTGGGCGGCGGAACGGACTTACGTGGGTAGTAAATCTCACCACTTGGCACATCCAtacaggtacctacctacagTAGCTTTTTGACATTGGATAGTGGTCCCGTCCTTTTCTGGGTGCGCCCCGGGGCAGGTAGGGGCTTGAGAACGGTGAGGTGCCGCTAACTCTTCATGACTGCTGCTTCAATGCACGGGATCGAGCGCGAGACCTCGTGGTAATCAACAATCGCCGTTTTTAGGCGTTTTCAATTCGCACCCCCCGCCAGGTCCCAGAGTTCGTCATCAGAGAGGGTAGCCGGGGGTTTGCTGCGCCAAGAAAGTTAAGAAGCTTGGCTTTCTCGGGTCCCACAGGGCAACAAGCAGGGCAGGATGCGCCGCTTCGTCCCCCACACTTCAAACCAAGATCCCTCGGGCCTTGCTCTGGAGTCTGGCACGGCGACACGCCTCGCCGCACAAAACGTAACGGATAATGCaagatgccgccggcgcgcggaGCCGGTTCCCAGAGAGCGCAGAGGGGCAGCACCTGCCACCGCTGCAGAGGAATGAAGGTAGGCAGTGGAGGGTTTGCAGTTGGAACTCTCACGCACCGCGGCTGACAGTGCCCCCCTAATCAGCTCCGATGTGACGCCCAGCGTCAGTTTCCGGCTCCGTGCACGCGATGTGCTAGGGCGGGACTCGATTGCTCCCCAGTCATTACCGCCTCCGCGCGGCATGCTTTGGACGGGTATGCTAAGCCGCTCCACCCGGAGACTGAAACCGAAGTACTGAGACAGGACACACGCCGCTCATATTTTCTGTTCCCGCAGGCCCGCCGACCCATCGATTCGGATTGCGCAGCTTGAGAACGATGTACGTGAACTCCGCCAAAGcctccagcgcggcggcctggtcGAAACGAGGGCGCCCGCGATGCCGGCATCGTCTCGGACCGAGCCAAACGAGGCGGCGGAGTGGAAGAGCGCTGCCGACCTCGCCATCGGACTGGGTGTCCAAGTGCCGACCCGATCTCTTGGCGATGTTGAAATATCGGCCCACGACCTCTTGGAACTCATCGACATGTGAGACGCCCTGCTTCGTCGAAAACAGGCCCAGgtctacctacctacctaccgGACCTGCCTTATTCACGCTGTATGTACTCGGCCTGATTGCCCGCTGATGTAACATATGTCCAGATTCTTCTCTCGGTTTCATCCTCAACTGCCCTTTCTCACAGGAAAAGAGCAGTTGATCAGGGACTGCGTGGCTTGTCCACTGCTGTCCTGGGCAGTCGTGGCTGTCGCTGCTCGAGCATCTCCATCGCTGGAACCTATCCGGCCCCGGCTTGTTTGGCCCATTCGACGCCTGGCTTCCGAATCCATCCTTCAGCCAAGATCGCTGCCCGTCATCCAGGCTCTGTTGCTGCTCTGCCTCTGGCCGATGCCCTATGCATCTTTGATCGACGATCCGTCATGGATGTTTTCGGGCATAGCGACGCAAAAGGCCTTGCAATTAGGTCTGTCCCGGCCGTTCGCTGCTCTCATGCAGCAAACAAAGGGAGACGAAAAGGCGGCGCGGTCTCTGCGGTGCACCTGGATCGCCTGCTTTATCGTGGGTCAGATGTAAGCTCCTAGACGGCCTGGTATTTCCGTTGCTGCCTCGAAAACGCGATTCTGATCCCAGAGCAGGCTCAGTGACCGGTTCGGCATCCCGTCCCTCGTTTCCCTTGAACCGTCGGTTCTCGCAGCACCCATGCCCCCAGTCCTGCGAGCAGTCGCCGAAGCGGCGCGCAAGGACTCGATAATCTCTTCGCTGCTCGCCCAGCAGAAGCCGGGCAACGGGTTGCAGTCCTTTCTGCCCGTTCTCAAGGCGTCAGAGTCCCAGCTCGAGAGTTTGGACACCGAGTTCGGAGAGCATGAGTCACCACTGCTTCAACGGCTCCTGTCTTCGATCAAACTACGACTCTATTCGTGCGCCCTGCTGCCCAATGCTCAGGACCAGgatgccggtgccggtgccgagaGCTCCTTGCACATCATGAGCTATGCCACAAAGGCCTACACCATTGCGATGGCTGTTATAAACAAGGCTCTTGAGGGCCATGACGGCGATACCTACAAGATCGCGGCGACGGGAGGCGGCGAACACTCACCGCCACGCTGTGCCTTGTGGACGTTTATCGATCTGCAGTCCTTCATCATGGCCGTTTTCACCGTACTACACCTCGTCCGGACATACCCAAACCTCTCTGGCCAGCATGAGGTATCTCGGATCTCACAACAAACATGTTCGATGCTGCATGCCTGCTccgtcgtcgagggcgacCACTTCTACCGCGTGTGTGAGGTCATCAGCTATCTGGCCAGCAAGGGCCCCAATACGGAGAGCAGCGATGAGGATACGGGAGCAGAAGATGCCGTGCCGACTATCCGGCCGAGTATTGGCGTCGGTGTTGCCCATAAAATGATAAAAGAGGCCAAAAAGAGATaccgcagcggcaggcggTTTCCCGAGCAGTTCCCGATGATGGACTCTGACGGGACGGCGGTGGAGGCTGAGAGCGCAGCAGGCACAACCCCCAGCACCGACGACTGGCTCCAATTTCCGCTCTCAAACCTTGTACCCCCGGCATTTGATATGATGACTTGGCCATCCTGGGACAGCGGAGTGATGTTTGGTGACAATCTGGATGCTCAGCTCCCGATGGTCGATAGCTCCACAGAACATCCCCGAGCCCACCAAGGTCTTCAGTGACCATGGCATGCTTTGCTCAGCCAACGGGCTTAGGACCTGCATGAGCGCAGGCCACGGACTGAGAGCGAACTGCTTTCCGCCTCTCCTCACTGTCTATAAGGCGTCTAGTATATCTCCCCTTTAGGAAAGTTCGCGGTCTGGAGCTCGCGACGCGAGCTCCGAAATGTGGAGTAAGGCCGGGTTTAAGACTGGGGCGGACAGGCTTTTAACTCCGGTAATCTCCTGGCGTAAGGTATCTCCGCCAAAAAACAGGGGACAGAGAAATGTTTTTGGAAGCTTTAAATCAACAAGTTGTGCGCTCCCATTTGTCCGATACCTCGCTGGACTCAACGTGTGCCTTCAGATGCTAAACTTGACGCGGCCAACGGCGTGATGACGGACCCCGAAAAAGAAGCCCAAGCCGAAAACAACAAGGCGCTACAGAGCGAGGCCACTCGCGATGTCAAC
Coding sequences within it:
- a CDS encoding glycoside hydrolase family 31 protein (CAZy_ID 269821); its protein translation is MRFRDGQWLVAEGVRTEYAEEVYRVSPMPSGKGVNLLCPTRKIRSRGDTLNLSTLSIDIEAVFDGVISVETTHWQGAARRGPDFDIFPAGRPDVEAKISKDETGTTVSAGGLSATVSGKPHEFDIAFHPTGSKKPLTTLLNRSVGFAYTPAPSTPMQLADMRQFKHYIFTQTTLSVGESVHGLGERFGPFNKVGQTVDLWNADGGTSSDQAYKNISFWMSSRGYGVFIDTPERVQLEIGSERCCRVQASVEGQRLRWFIIYGPSPRDVLRRYSILTGAPGSVPSWSFGLWLSTSFTTSYDEETVNSFLSGMRARDIPVEVFHFDCFWLKAFQWCDFEFDRDMFPDPKGQITRLKADGIVKKVCVWTNPYLGQASPVFAEAAAKGYLLKRKNGDIFQWDLWQTGMGIVDFTNPEACAWFVSCLERLFDTGVDCIKTDFGERIPSEDVQWFDPAVDPKRMHNYYAFIYNKLVYETLQKRYGANEAVLFARSATAGTQRFPLTWGGDCESTPEAMAESLRGGLSLGLSGFAFWSVDIGGFEGYPPPWIYKRWVAFGLLCSHSRLHGSNSYRVPWTVDDNDESDEGCSATLRKWTHLKARLMPYLFSQAQDCVKNGLPLSLRAMCIEFPDDPTSWTLDRQFMLGDSLLVAPVFDEDGTVQFYLPKGNWTNFFTGEVKSGPGWFTETHNFGSLPLYVRPNTILVLGKEGETRTVYDYTCDVDVRTYFAGEGAKAVLVDSEGRRVGVLEVRDGEVVGKDVLRGNSSITVVRS
- a CDS encoding glycoside hydrolase family 11 protein (CAZy_ID 269686), whose amino-acid sequence is MVTLTYLVVAAAAISGTFAAPAANAYGPDLPDFEFGPHDLARRQDYNQNYRTGGNVQFSPSSNGYSVTFSGAGDFVVGKGWSRGTARNITFSGSTTRTSGTVLVSIYGWTRNPLVEYYVQEWTSDGKGSAQGQKLGTFESDGGTYEIWKHQQVNQPSIAGTSTFWQYISNRVEKRPEGGTVTLANHFAAWAKVGLNLGQHDYQVLATEGWGNAGGNSKYTLSA